In a single window of the Campylobacter iguaniorum genome:
- a CDS encoding CoA-binding protein yields MNKILSSMKNIAVVGFSPDKSKDSNKVGKYLIDQGFNVYPIYPKDGQIYGKSIYKSLSDVNEPIDTVVMFRKGEFATTLIDEVISVGAINFWLQLGIINDDAKEKAAKNGINFVQNACIMVEHKKENNGKFK; encoded by the coding sequence ATGAACAAGATTTTATCTTCTATGAAAAACATAGCTGTTGTCGGCTTCAGCCCCGATAAGAGCAAGGATAGCAACAAAGTTGGCAAATATCTCATAGATCAAGGCTTCAACGTATATCCAATCTATCCAAAAGACGGACAAATCTATGGAAAAAGCATATATAAGAGCCTAAGTGATGTAAATGAGCCAATCGATACGGTTGTGATGTTTCGCAAGGGCGAGTTTGCAACTACTCTTATAGATGAAGTTATAAGCGTGGGAGCAATAAATTTCTGGCTTCAGCTAGGCATCATAAATGACGATGCTAAAGAAAAAGCTGCAAAAAATGGAATAAATTTTGTCCAAAATGCATGTATAATGGTCGAACACAAAAAGGAAAATAATGGTAAATTTAAATAG
- a CDS encoding DEAD/DEAH box helicase: MQAKIYEYFKQNKNKYEILVTNDEKEALSAYDAASFAGVECFVLPDFRAVKGDDLRAFNAELLEISKALNSFYKSQNKNKLLIAPVRTLLNKLPAKSNLKTKTLNFGDTLNLNELKDEFLGLGYNFVDIVCERGEVRVSGDIIDIFDISSDSPVRILLDIDTVESIRYFDPVSQKSSKDELESIEISPFLATLDKDELQSVNEKLEHIQSNSLINDLNSFGFWLIDGFIDYFESFKCVLASEIEAEEIETDRNLDFLKSVDTLPEAKEFRDLEATLNADFALFHKNKKITVLSKNESSFNALNLSEFKNITLKISPLILNIISPDEVIISLNSRIKKQRLKKASLVIDELKAGDFVVHSEYGIGKFMGLDLITVLGSKKEFVTIAYQNDDKLLLPVEHLNMIDRYIAGSGSVVSLDRLGKASFAKIKEKVREKLFIIASKIIAMAAKRELVEGVKFSKDSDFAKFKLQAGFAYTDDQETATSDIANDLKSGRVMDRLLSGDVGFGKTEVAMNAIYLCVKSGYQALFFVPTTLLSSQHYKSLIERLTPFGIKVRRLDRFTSTKEKAIIKQELMNSEPLVVIGTHALLSLEAPNLGLIVIDEEHKFGVKQKEKLKEISQNSHILSMSATPIPRSLNMALSQVKSYSTLTTPPLDRQDVRTFVKEWDEKLVKEVVLREIRRNGQVFYVHNLIADMPSIERELKALMPNLKILTLHSKIDPKTTEDEMIKFANGGYDLLLCTSIVESGIHLPNANTIIIDEANKFGMADLHQLRGRVGRSSKQGYCYFLVKDKDTLGSDAIKRLVALESNSFLGSGSVLAYHDLEIRGGGNLIGEAQSGHIEAIGYSLYLKMLEDEINSLLNKRTNEHKEIDLKLSVNAFLNSDLIAEDRLRLEIYRRLSKCEDVANVYEIGAEIEDRFGKLDIYTKQFLDIIIIKILASKQGFKAVSNYEQNISLTKMDDTKVILKSRSKDDDDVLAEILVYLRKNEK; this comes from the coding sequence GTGCAAGCAAAGATTTATGAGTATTTTAAGCAAAACAAAAACAAATACGAAATACTAGTAACAAACGATGAAAAAGAAGCCCTTAGTGCTTATGACGCGGCGAGTTTCGCTGGAGTAGAGTGCTTTGTCTTGCCTGATTTTAGGGCGGTTAAGGGCGATGATTTACGCGCGTTTAATGCTGAGCTTTTAGAAATAAGCAAAGCTCTAAACAGCTTTTATAAAAGCCAAAACAAAAACAAACTTTTAATCGCTCCGGTTAGAACTCTTCTAAACAAACTCCCAGCCAAATCAAATTTAAAAACAAAAACCTTAAATTTCGGTGATACTCTAAATTTAAATGAGTTAAAAGATGAGTTTTTGGGGCTTGGATATAATTTTGTTGATATAGTTTGTGAGCGTGGCGAAGTAAGAGTAAGTGGCGATATAATTGATATTTTTGATATTTCTAGCGATAGTCCTGTTAGGATTTTGCTAGATATCGACACGGTTGAGAGCATAAGATATTTTGATCCAGTCAGCCAAAAATCAAGCAAAGATGAACTTGAAAGCATAGAAATCTCTCCATTTTTAGCCACTTTAGACAAGGACGAGCTGCAAAGCGTAAACGAAAAACTAGAGCATATCCAGTCTAATTCGCTGATAAATGATCTAAACTCATTTGGATTTTGGCTGATTGATGGATTTATTGATTATTTTGAGAGTTTCAAATGTGTTTTGGCTAGTGAGATTGAGGCTGAAGAGATAGAAACTGATAGGAATTTGGATTTTTTAAAGAGTGTGGATACTTTGCCAGAGGCAAAAGAATTTAGAGATTTGGAAGCCACTTTAAACGCTGATTTTGCACTTTTTCATAAAAACAAAAAAATCACAGTTTTAAGCAAAAACGAAAGCAGTTTTAACGCCTTAAATTTGAGTGAGTTTAAAAACATAACTCTAAAAATCAGCCCACTTATCTTAAACATCATAAGCCCTGATGAAGTCATCATCTCTCTAAACTCACGCATCAAAAAGCAAAGGCTCAAAAAAGCAAGTCTAGTCATAGATGAGCTAAAGGCTGGGGATTTTGTCGTGCATAGCGAGTATGGTATAGGCAAATTTATGGGGTTAGATCTCATCACAGTGCTTGGAAGCAAGAAAGAGTTTGTCACCATAGCCTACCAAAACGACGACAAGCTCCTCTTGCCAGTCGAACACCTAAATATGATAGATCGCTACATCGCAGGAAGTGGTTCAGTGGTGAGTCTTGATAGACTTGGCAAGGCGAGTTTTGCTAAAATCAAAGAAAAAGTCAGAGAAAAATTATTTATAATCGCTAGCAAAATCATTGCAATGGCGGCAAAAAGAGAGCTAGTAGAAGGCGTCAAATTTAGCAAAGATAGTGATTTTGCTAAATTTAAGCTCCAAGCTGGTTTTGCCTACACAGATGATCAAGAAACTGCCACAAGTGACATAGCTAACGACTTAAAAAGTGGTAGAGTCATGGATAGACTTCTTAGTGGGGACGTTGGATTTGGCAAGACTGAAGTGGCTATGAATGCGATTTATCTATGTGTCAAAAGTGGCTATCAAGCTTTGTTTTTTGTCCCGACAACCTTACTTTCAAGCCAACACTACAAAAGCTTAATAGAAAGACTCACGCCATTTGGTATAAAAGTAAGAAGGCTTGATAGATTTACAAGCACCAAAGAAAAGGCGATCATCAAGCAAGAGCTGATGAATAGTGAGCCACTAGTAGTCATCGGCACACACGCACTTCTTAGCCTTGAAGCACCAAATTTGGGGCTAATAGTCATCGATGAAGAGCATAAATTTGGCGTCAAACAAAAAGAAAAACTCAAAGAAATTAGCCAAAACTCACACATCTTATCGATGTCAGCCACACCGATCCCAAGAAGCCTAAATATGGCTCTAAGTCAGGTCAAAAGCTACAGCACGCTCACCACGCCACCGCTTGATCGCCAAGACGTGAGGACATTTGTCAAAGAGTGGGATGAAAAGCTGGTAAAAGAAGTCGTATTGCGTGAGATTCGCAGAAACGGTCAGGTATTTTATGTCCATAATCTTATAGCTGATATGCCAAGCATTGAGCGTGAGCTAAAGGCTTTAATGCCAAATTTAAAGATTCTAACACTTCATAGCAAAATAGATCCAAAAACCACCGAAGATGAGATGATTAAATTTGCAAATGGCGGATATGATTTATTGCTTTGCACCAGCATTGTCGAGAGTGGAATCCACTTACCAAACGCAAATACAATCATCATCGATGAAGCAAATAAATTTGGTATGGCAGACTTACACCAGCTAAGAGGCAGGGTCGGAAGAAGCTCCAAGCAAGGATATTGCTACTTTCTAGTCAAGGACAAAGACACGCTTGGAAGTGACGCTATAAAACGCCTTGTAGCGCTTGAGAGCAACTCATTTTTGGGTTCTGGCTCAGTGCTAGCTTATCATGATTTAGAAATCAGAGGTGGTGGAAATTTGATAGGCGAAGCACAAAGCGGTCACATCGAAGCCATAGGCTACTCACTGTATCTAAAAATGCTTGAAGATGAGATAAACTCACTACTAAATAAACGCACCAACGAACACAAAGAAATAGATTTGAAGCTTAGTGTAAATGCCTTTTTAAACAGTGATTTGATCGCAGAAGATAGGCTAAGGCTTGAGATATATAGACGTCTTAGCAAGTGTGAAGATGTCGCAAATGTCTATGAAATAGGCGCTGAAATAGAAGATAGATTTGGTAAGCTAGATATTTATACAAAGCAATTTTTAGATATAATTATCATAAAGATTTTGGCTAGCAAGCAAGGATTTAAAGCAGTTAGCAACTACGAGCAAAACATATCTCTAACAAAAATGGACGACACAAAAGTCATCTTAAAATCAAGAAGCAAAGACGATGATGACGTGCTAGCTGAGATTTTGGTATATCTAAGGAAAAATGAAAAATGA
- a CDS encoding DUF815 domain-containing protein: MSINWKETKAAIVRHGELKGVKDLLISDLDALVSIDRQKEELLKNTLNFLNDKGANHALLWGEMGCGKSSLVRAVFCKFMDKNLRLIEISKFELVSLYEILEEIRTNLEFKFIIFCDDFSFEASDSAISELKNLLEGSIQAPPKNALFYATSNRKHLVKSQKNHENYIIEKESNRENLSLADRFGLQISFYEMDVSEYMAVVKSYFDGVSVDEATLKREALAYASSKGVRSARSARQFWLSFRSEFEK, from the coding sequence ATGAGTATAAACTGGAAAGAAACAAAAGCCGCAATAGTAAGGCATGGCGAGCTAAAAGGCGTCAAAGATCTGCTAATAAGCGATTTGGACGCTTTAGTCAGCATAGATAGACAAAAAGAAGAATTGCTAAAAAATACACTAAATTTTTTAAATGACAAAGGGGCGAACCACGCGCTTTTGTGGGGTGAAATGGGATGTGGAAAATCGAGCTTAGTCAGAGCTGTTTTTTGTAAATTTATGGATAAAAACTTACGCCTTATTGAGATAAGCAAATTTGAGCTTGTGAGTTTGTATGAGATTTTAGAAGAGATTAGGACGAATTTGGAGTTTAAATTTATCATATTTTGTGATGATTTTAGCTTTGAGGCTAGCGATAGTGCTATTAGTGAGCTTAAAAACTTGCTTGAAGGAAGTATCCAAGCTCCACCTAAAAACGCACTATTTTATGCCACAAGCAACAGAAAACACCTTGTAAAAAGCCAAAAAAACCACGAAAATTATATAATAGAAAAAGAAAGCAACAGGGAAAATTTAAGCCTTGCAGATAGATTTGGCTTGCAAATCAGCTTTTATGAAATGGACGTGAGCGAGTATATGGCAGTGGTAAAAAGCTATTTTGACGGTGTGAGCGTAGATGAGGCGACTCTAAAAAGAGAAGCACTAGCCTATGCAAGCTCTAAGGGCGTCAGAAGTGCAAGATCTGCAAGACAGTTTTGGTTGAGTTTTAGGAGTGAGTTTGAGAAGTGA
- the ilvA gene encoding threonine ammonia-lyase, whose translation MVNLNRIIQAKRTVDGFICKTPFALAPRLSKITDTEVYLKKENLQITGAYKVRGAFNKIANLDEEAKKCGVVAASAGNHAQGVAISARHFGVKATIIMPEAAPLLKVAGTKALGAEVILSGNNFDEAYEFALKYAKEHGATFVHPFDDEFVQAGQGTIALEMLDEVSDLDYLLVPVGGGGLISGVASCAKQVNPDIKVIGVSAKGAPAMFNSFKEKKQHNSTSVRTIADGIAVRDASPVTLAHILECVDDMVQVDDEEIANAILYLLEQQKIVVEGAGATPVAALLEHKFDFPKGAKIGAILSGGNIDVQMLNVIIEKGLIKSFRKMIINVTLIDKPGALMGLTDALRSAGANIVKIDYDRFSTKLSYGDAMITITLETKGKEHQDKVALALKNGGYEFTQEF comes from the coding sequence ATGGTAAATTTAAATAGGATAATCCAAGCAAAAAGAACAGTAGATGGTTTTATATGCAAAACCCCATTCGCACTTGCCCCAAGACTGAGCAAGATTACTGATACTGAGGTCTATCTCAAAAAAGAAAATCTCCAAATCACTGGTGCGTATAAGGTGCGTGGTGCGTTTAACAAAATAGCAAACCTCGATGAAGAAGCCAAAAAATGTGGTGTCGTAGCAGCGAGTGCGGGCAATCACGCTCAAGGCGTAGCCATAAGCGCTAGACATTTTGGCGTAAAAGCGACTATTATCATGCCAGAAGCCGCGCCTTTACTTAAAGTGGCAGGCACAAAAGCTCTTGGCGCTGAGGTGATTTTGAGCGGAAATAACTTTGATGAGGCTTATGAATTTGCCCTAAAATACGCAAAAGAGCATGGTGCGACTTTCGTTCATCCTTTTGATGATGAGTTCGTCCAAGCAGGTCAAGGAACTATCGCTTTAGAGATGCTTGATGAGGTTAGCGACCTTGATTATTTGCTTGTGCCAGTTGGTGGCGGTGGGCTAATAAGTGGAGTTGCAAGCTGTGCTAAGCAGGTCAATCCAGATATCAAAGTCATCGGAGTAAGTGCAAAAGGTGCTCCAGCTATGTTTAATAGCTTTAAAGAAAAAAAACAACACAACTCGACTTCAGTTCGCACGATAGCCGATGGTATCGCTGTGCGTGACGCTAGTCCTGTGACTTTGGCTCATATACTTGAGTGCGTAGATGATATGGTGCAAGTCGATGATGAAGAGATCGCAAACGCTATACTTTATTTGCTAGAACAACAAAAAATAGTCGTCGAAGGGGCTGGTGCTACTCCAGTGGCTGCACTTTTGGAGCATAAATTTGACTTCCCAAAAGGCGCAAAGATAGGAGCTATACTAAGTGGTGGCAATATCGATGTGCAAATGCTAAATGTCATCATCGAAAAGGGTCTTATAAAGAGCTTTAGAAAGATGATTATAAACGTGACATTGATAGACAAGCCAGGAGCTTTGATGGGACTAACTGACGCACTTAGAAGCGCAGGAGCAAACATCGTCAAAATCGACTATGACAGATTCTCAACCAAGCTAAGTTATGGCGATGCGATGATAACTATCACGCTTGAAACCAAAGGCAAAGAGCATCAAGATAAAGTGGCTCTTGCATTAAAAAATGGTGGATATGAATTTACTCAAGAGTTTTGA
- a CDS encoding 3-methyladenine DNA glycosylase, whose translation MSLRSEDLFLTLSDEVKFDFSQNPFWWPEFGTFWVVIGAILTQNTKWQNVKKALDNLQNANVNCLEDIANLDELSLAELIKPSGFYNTKAKRLSNLAKNIISKFESFDEFKKQVSRKWLIAQKGLGLESVDSILCYACEREIMVVDNYTLKIFEFLDYSFDSYDEAREWLENIDRDAVYAKFGAISDNEIFAKFHGLIVEFCKTRLKSKVFDDVAASLLKKLS comes from the coding sequence GTGAGTTTGAGAAGTGAAGATCTGTTTTTAACCCTGAGTGATGAGGTTAAATTTGACTTTAGTCAAAATCCGTTTTGGTGGCCTGAATTTGGTACGTTTTGGGTGGTAATTGGAGCCATTTTGACACAAAATACAAAGTGGCAAAATGTAAAAAAAGCTCTTGATAATTTACAAAATGCAAATGTAAATTGCCTTGAAGATATTGCAAATTTAGATGAATTAAGTTTGGCTGAGCTAATCAAACCAAGCGGATTTTACAACACAAAAGCCAAAAGATTAAGCAACTTAGCTAAAAATATCATCTCTAAATTTGAAAGTTTTGACGAGTTTAAAAAGCAAGTTAGTCGCAAATGGCTAATAGCCCAAAAAGGTCTTGGGCTTGAGAGCGTTGATAGTATACTTTGCTATGCTTGTGAGCGTGAAATAATGGTAGTTGATAACTACACGCTAAAGATATTTGAGTTTTTGGACTATAGTTTTGATAGCTATGATGAGGCTAGGGAGTGGCTAGAAAACATTGATAGAGACGCTGTTTATGCGAAATTTGGAGCTATAAGCGATAATGAAATATTTGCCAAATTTCACGGACTTATAGTAGAGTTTTGCAAAACTCGTCTTAAAAGTAAAGTTTTTGATGACGTGGCCGCGAGTTTGCTAAAAAAGCTATCTTAA
- a CDS encoding bactofilin family protein, which yields MAVFNKNIRSTNSQATIISSGVSIKGELSLNSMLYVEGSVEGVIVSDNTVVIGKNGSVKGIIKANKVVINGNFEGNIDSEFVEMLNGSLLIGDISTNNLSVENGAKFNGKSIIKDQNSIKSLENLEIIETEESSASKDL from the coding sequence ATGGCAGTCTTTAATAAAAACATTAGGAGCACTAACTCTCAAGCAACAATAATCTCATCAGGAGTGAGTATAAAAGGTGAGCTGAGCCTCAACTCTATGCTTTATGTAGAAGGAAGCGTGGAGGGAGTTATAGTCTCAGATAACACAGTTGTCATCGGCAAAAATGGCAGCGTAAAAGGTATAATCAAAGCAAATAAGGTAGTCATAAATGGCAATTTTGAGGGTAATATCGACTCTGAGTTTGTAGAGATGTTAAATGGTTCATTGTTGATAGGCGACATTTCTACAAATAATCTAAGCGTAGAAAATGGTGCTAAATTTAATGGTAAAAGCATTATCAAAGACCAAAACAGTATAAAAAGCTTAGAAAATTTAGAGATTATAGAGACAGAGGAAAGTAGTGCAAGCAAAGATTTATGA
- a CDS encoding YgiW/YdeI family stress tolerance OB fold protein → MKKIIASLAVATAVFAGGFTGESVNLASQKGGFIGNNIYSNLSVKEALSAKDNALVSLKGNITKQLRHDKYEFSDGKNSIVVEIDDDVWNGVTVGSNDTVEIKGEVDNDMLEKNQIDVKYITKIK, encoded by the coding sequence ATGAAAAAAATTATAGCTTCTTTAGCAGTTGCTACTGCTGTGTTTGCCGGTGGATTTACAGGCGAAAGCGTAAATTTAGCTTCACAAAAAGGTGGATTTATCGGCAATAATATCTACTCAAATTTAAGCGTAAAAGAGGCATTAAGCGCCAAAGATAATGCTTTAGTAAGTCTAAAAGGCAACATAACAAAGCAGTTAAGACACGATAAATACGAGTTTAGCGACGGTAAAAATAGCATTGTAGTAGAAATCGACGATGATGTCTGGAATGGCGTAACCGTAGGATCAAATGACACTGTAGAGATCAAAGGCGAAGTTGATAACGATATGCTAGAAAAAAACCAAATCGACGTCAAATACATCACAAAAATCAAATAA
- a CDS encoding M23 family metallopeptidase: protein MLHQLIKRVVLYVALFLVVIFVFGLFYIDYLETKTNDLNTKKEELLSINSKLTSQNEDMQSKIKASNEEFAAIEDKIADLEDQLGLNPDNNVSIDERIDNAMLTGLEQQLMFSQIPNGKVIDDNGVSASFGWRTHPILNRKEFHPGIDLRADIGTPIYAPADGVIEYAGYNATSGFGYLVIIEHNFGFKTRFAHMSRKDVVKEGQFIKKGDLIGYSGNTGMSTGPHLHYEVRFVQRALDPTNFMNWNNKNYEEIFKKEQRVSWQSLIKTLGALTLKQQ from the coding sequence ATGCTTCATCAATTGATAAAAAGAGTTGTTTTGTATGTGGCTTTGTTTTTGGTGGTTATATTTGTTTTTGGTCTCTTTTATATCGATTATTTGGAGACAAAGACAAATGATTTGAATACCAAAAAAGAGGAGCTTTTAAGCATTAATTCAAAGCTAACTAGCCAAAATGAAGATATGCAAAGCAAGATAAAAGCCAGCAATGAGGAGTTTGCGGCTATAGAAGATAAGATAGCAGATCTTGAAGATCAGCTTGGACTAAATCCTGATAATAATGTCAGCATAGATGAAAGAATTGATAATGCCATGCTAACAGGACTTGAGCAGCAGCTTATGTTTTCACAAATCCCAAATGGCAAGGTCATAGATGATAATGGCGTGAGTGCTTCATTTGGTTGGAGAACTCATCCGATATTAAATCGAAAGGAGTTTCATCCAGGCATTGATCTTAGAGCTGATATAGGCACTCCTATTTATGCTCCAGCCGATGGCGTTATAGAGTACGCTGGATATAATGCGACAAGCGGATTTGGCTATCTTGTGATTATTGAGCATAATTTTGGATTTAAGACTAGATTTGCTCATATGAGTAGAAAAGATGTAGTAAAAGAGGGGCAGTTTATCAAAAAAGGCGATCTAATAGGCTACAGTGGAAATACTGGCATGAGCACAGGTCCGCATCTTCACTATGAAGTACGTTTCGTGCAACGCGCATTAGACCCAACAAATTTTATGAACTGGAATAACAAAAATTACGAAGAAATATTTAAAAAGGAGCAAAGAGTATCATGGCAGTCTTTAATAAAAACATTAGGAGCACTAACTCTCAAGCAACAATAA
- a CDS encoding putative metalloprotease CJM1_0395 family protein, producing the protein MTISGSYNTSQIYIRKDTESNEPSNAQNPQNLDQKEQLQVAKLQQRDAEVRTHEASHMAAGAGLTKGVNYTYQKGPDSKMYAVGGEVGIDTSPGNTPEETIKKASQIKRAALAPSNPSPADLQVAASAANMEVSAKAEQMSEQKSAQTSDQNSKDGETNNQSQAKKSKNPYEKNSPAIEQNTIGYF; encoded by the coding sequence ATGACGATAAGTGGCTCATATAACACTAGTCAAATTTACATAAGAAAAGATACAGAGTCAAATGAGCCATCTAATGCCCAAAATCCACAAAATTTAGATCAAAAAGAGCAACTCCAAGTAGCCAAACTCCAGCAACGTGACGCCGAAGTAAGAACCCACGAAGCCTCTCACATGGCAGCTGGAGCAGGGCTTACTAAGGGTGTGAATTACACATACCAAAAGGGTCCTGATTCTAAAATGTATGCAGTGGGTGGGGAAGTAGGCATCGATACAAGTCCAGGCAACACACCAGAAGAGACTATCAAAAAAGCCTCACAAATCAAAAGAGCAGCCCTAGCTCCATCAAACCCAAGCCCAGCAGACTTGCAAGTAGCAGCGAGCGCGGCAAATATGGAAGTATCTGCAAAAGCAGAGCAAATGAGCGAACAAAAATCAGCTCAAACAAGCGACCAAAACTCAAAAGACGGCGAAACAAACAACCAAAGCCAAGCAAAAAAATCAAAAAATCCATACGAAAAAAATAGCCCTGCCATAGAGCAAAACACAATCGGATATTTTTAA
- a CDS encoding folylpolyglutamate synthase/dihydrofolate synthase family protein, with translation MSYKDFLNSKPMYYDKIDYTRFPRAYELIKSKLNLPQIIHVVGTNGKGSTGRFLAQILKDSGKKVAHYTSPHIFDFNERFWIDGEILKDEILQNAHEKLLEYFSNLDKNEENFIDTLSYFEWATLMAGVAFETCDEVIMEAGMGGEYDATNVFAKKLSIFTPIGLDHTAMLGDSLEQIATTKLNSMQNQAIISSEFALPDLAKSIALKRQTKLIKAPKTLFESVQKYAYKFALPEFLASNLNLAYFCAKQLGVKNLDEIMSNLNALSLQARCQKISSNLTIDVGHNAHGAKALAKHFMDQRVNLIYNSFDDKDIMAVLKELKPIISNLLIYEYESFERKLAGDKIQKIAAQLGIKCAKFTSLKDDENYLVFGSFVLVSHFIKETLEK, from the coding sequence ATGAGCTATAAAGATTTTTTAAACTCAAAGCCAATGTATTATGACAAGATCGATTATACAAGGTTTCCAAGGGCTTATGAGCTTATAAAATCAAAGCTAAACTTGCCCCAAATTATCCACGTAGTAGGCACAAACGGCAAGGGAAGCACTGGAAGATTTTTAGCTCAAATTTTAAAAGATAGTGGCAAAAAAGTAGCTCACTATACAAGTCCGCATATTTTTGATTTTAATGAGAGATTTTGGATTGATGGTGAGATTTTGAAAGACGAAATCCTCCAAAACGCTCACGAGAAACTACTTGAATATTTTTCAAATTTAGATAAAAATGAAGAAAATTTTATAGATACTTTAAGCTATTTTGAGTGGGCTACACTAATGGCTGGCGTGGCTTTTGAGACTTGTGATGAAGTGATAATGGAAGCTGGCATGGGTGGCGAATATGACGCTACAAATGTCTTTGCTAAAAAGCTTAGCATTTTTACCCCTATTGGGCTAGATCACACTGCCATGCTTGGAGATAGTTTGGAGCAAATCGCCACCACGAAGCTAAACTCAATGCAAAATCAAGCTATTATTTCAAGCGAGTTTGCCTTGCCAGACTTAGCTAAAAGTATTGCTTTAAAAAGGCAAACCAAACTAATAAAAGCCCCAAAAACTCTTTTCGAATCAGTCCAAAAATACGCATATAAATTTGCTTTGCCAGAGTTTTTAGCCTCAAATTTAAACCTAGCATATTTTTGTGCCAAGCAGCTTGGAGTGAAAAATCTGGATGAAATAATGTCAAATTTAAACGCCCTTAGCTTGCAAGCAAGATGTCAAAAAATCTCTTCAAATTTGACTATTGATGTCGGTCACAACGCACACGGAGCAAAAGCTTTAGCCAAGCATTTTATGGATCAAAGGGTAAATTTAATATACAATTCATTTGATGATAAAGATATAATGGCAGTTTTAAAAGAGCTTAAACCTATCATTTCAAATTTACTCATCTATGAATATGAAAGCTTTGAGAGGAAACTAGCTGGAGATAAAATCCAAAAAATAGCAGCCCAGCTCGGGATAAAATGCGCTAAATTTACCAGCTTAAAAGATGATGAGAATTACCTTGTTTTTGGCTCTTTTGTGCTGGTTTCTCACTTTATAAAGGAAACGCTTGAAAAATAA